ATCGACAATCTTATCTTTATCGCCATCCTGGCGGATAAGCTGCCACCGTCCCAGCGTGATCGAGCGCGTGTCATCGGTCTGAGCTTAGCGCTGCTCATGCGTCTCGGGTTGCTCGCCAGTATTTCCTGGGTCATGTCGCTGACGGCACCGCTGTTCACTGTATTTGCACAGGCGATTTCTTGGCGCGACCTCATCCTCGTTCTTGGTGGGGTGTTCCTGCTGATCAAGGCCACGATGGAGATACATGACCGGCTCGAAGCCGGGCCACACGAGCACCCGGACAGCGTCGCTCATGC
The window above is part of the Pseudomonadota bacterium genome. Proteins encoded here:
- a CDS encoding TerC family protein; translated protein: MEWLTDPTIWVGLLTLVVLEIILGIDNLIFIAILADKLPPSQRDRARVIGLSLALLMRLGLLASISWVMSLTAPLFTVFAQAISWRDLILVLGGVFLLIKATMEIHDRLEAGPHEHPDSVAHARFWPVVAQIVVLDAVFSLDSVITAIGMVDEIYIMMAAVVIAMIVMIVASRPLTKFVNAHPTLIILCLGFLL